From Rudanella lutea DSM 19387, a single genomic window includes:
- a CDS encoding SusC/RagA family TonB-linked outer membrane protein, with translation MRKLLIVQLLLCMFSLPLLAQDRVVTGKVTSAEDGSTLPGVNVTVKGTSRGTSTDVDGQYRLNVPEGATLVFSFIGFARQEVAVGSRSTIDLALATDASQLQEVVVTALGIARDKKALNYAVQEIKQEKLNIAREQNVANALAGKIAGVQVLGQSGAKFGTPSIRIRGVNSLTGNDPLYVVDGTPTDVSQVNMDDVENLSVLKGPSATALYGNRASAGVIVITTKRAKAGETRLDINHSTTLDMVAMLPKYQNEYGGGYSQDWETFEFDPKIHPANWASFNGQKILDYSADESWGPRLDGSPHRSAFSWQQGPEFGQLTPFSPQPNNVRDFFEKPISNNTNIAFSRGTEAFQSRISYSHITNNGIIPNSAQSRDFISAKNSIVFGKNLTANLNLNYTSTRTVNQPADRYGSSGGTTPGGSPIGVSNAILNGYNQTIGSFNQWFQRQLRMDDLRNYKNPDGTFRSWNIGGPTDPRPKYWDSPFTQAYENTNVNRGDRLFGDFGLTYQFTPSLKASATVRRDQNNYYQEGRIATGTLNEGGRGGFSTLSSSSRENNYELLVNYAQDFKDLSIVANAGGNIRYNRTDGLFQATVGGLSAPGFYNIAGSISRPVANNYLFERQVNSLFGNVSIGFRDFVFVEASLRNDWSSTLPAGNNSYLYPSVSAGLVFTELIPRNNVLSYGKIRAGYAQVGTDVGPYQTALAYSVGTSYGNNSTFFLPGTLPNAGLLPGLSSSYEGGIDLRFLNNRFGLEFTAYQNNNRNQIIPLPVAPTSGYTNAIINAGLIQTSGLELHLFASPIRSANGFNWDFDLNFDRNRSKVVELAEGLTNYQVDGPQWRTLTLNARVGQDWGALYGQGIKKDANGQPLIYGSGTNAGLYVKEDNVYLGSVLPKFKGGWLNTFAYKGVTMRVNTDFVVGGKFFSTTKMFNAYSGLAAETAGLNELGNPKRDPVADGGGILLEGVTEEGRPNTTRVEAQNLYENWLFALNERWIYDKTYVKLREVSIGYNLPTRVLGRFIKSANVSLIARNPLLIYSAIGGGIDISESETIWYEGGQLPPVRSFGVNVRLGL, from the coding sequence ATGCGTAAACTTTTAATTGTACAGCTTTTGCTGTGCATGTTCAGTTTGCCCTTGCTGGCCCAGGATCGGGTGGTGACGGGCAAAGTGACATCAGCAGAGGATGGCTCCACGCTACCTGGTGTAAACGTTACGGTCAAAGGAACCTCACGGGGAACCAGTACGGACGTAGATGGCCAGTACCGACTCAACGTACCCGAAGGCGCAACCCTTGTTTTTAGTTTTATCGGATTCGCCCGGCAGGAAGTAGCAGTAGGAAGCCGTTCGACAATTGACCTCGCGTTGGCTACCGATGCGTCGCAGTTGCAGGAAGTGGTTGTAACGGCGCTCGGCATTGCCCGCGACAAAAAAGCGCTCAACTATGCGGTTCAGGAAATTAAGCAGGAGAAACTGAACATTGCCCGCGAGCAGAACGTAGCCAATGCCCTCGCCGGTAAAATTGCCGGGGTGCAGGTACTCGGGCAGTCGGGGGCTAAGTTCGGTACACCGTCGATCCGGATTCGGGGGGTGAACTCGCTCACCGGAAACGACCCGCTCTACGTAGTCGACGGTACGCCAACCGACGTGAGCCAGGTAAACATGGACGATGTCGAAAACCTGTCGGTACTGAAAGGACCTTCGGCCACGGCCCTGTACGGTAACCGGGCCTCGGCCGGGGTTATTGTGATTACGACCAAGCGCGCGAAAGCGGGCGAAACCCGGCTCGATATTAACCACAGCACGACGCTCGATATGGTGGCCATGTTGCCCAAATATCAGAACGAATACGGTGGTGGCTATTCGCAGGATTGGGAAACGTTTGAGTTTGACCCCAAAATTCACCCGGCCAATTGGGCCTCGTTTAACGGGCAGAAGATTCTGGACTACTCGGCCGACGAAAGCTGGGGACCCCGCTTGGATGGGTCGCCCCACCGCTCGGCGTTCTCGTGGCAGCAGGGGCCTGAGTTTGGGCAGTTGACGCCGTTCTCTCCGCAGCCTAACAACGTACGCGACTTCTTCGAGAAGCCCATCAGCAACAACACCAACATTGCATTCTCGCGCGGCACCGAAGCCTTTCAGAGCCGGATTTCTTACTCACACATCACCAACAACGGTATCATTCCCAACTCAGCGCAGTCGCGGGATTTCATCAGTGCTAAAAACTCGATTGTGTTTGGCAAGAACCTGACGGCCAACCTGAACCTGAACTACACCTCGACCCGCACCGTGAACCAACCCGCCGACCGGTACGGCTCGTCGGGGGGGACCACGCCCGGTGGTAGCCCGATTGGCGTATCAAATGCCATTCTGAATGGCTACAACCAAACCATCGGCTCGTTTAACCAGTGGTTTCAGCGGCAGTTGCGCATGGACGACCTCCGCAACTACAAAAACCCCGACGGTACGTTCCGGAGCTGGAACATTGGCGGACCAACCGACCCCCGGCCCAAGTATTGGGACAGCCCCTTTACGCAGGCCTACGAAAACACCAACGTGAACCGGGGCGACCGCTTGTTCGGTGACTTTGGCCTGACTTATCAGTTTACGCCAAGCCTGAAGGCCTCGGCTACGGTACGCCGGGATCAGAACAACTATTACCAGGAGGGCCGCATTGCCACAGGCACGCTCAACGAGGGTGGCCGGGGTGGTTTCTCAACGCTATCGTCGAGCTCACGGGAGAACAACTACGAATTGCTGGTGAACTACGCCCAGGATTTCAAAGACCTCTCGATTGTGGCCAATGCTGGGGGTAACATCCGTTACAACCGGACAGATGGCTTGTTTCAGGCCACGGTTGGTGGCTTGTCGGCACCGGGCTTTTACAACATAGCGGGTTCGATCAGTCGCCCTGTGGCCAACAATTACCTGTTTGAACGTCAGGTAAATAGCTTGTTCGGTAACGTGAGCATTGGTTTCCGCGATTTTGTATTCGTGGAGGCTTCGTTGCGCAACGACTGGTCGTCGACCCTGCCTGCTGGCAACAACTCGTACCTGTACCCCTCGGTATCGGCGGGTCTGGTGTTTACCGAGCTGATTCCGCGTAACAACGTGCTGTCGTACGGTAAAATTCGGGCCGGTTACGCTCAGGTGGGTACCGACGTAGGCCCGTACCAAACGGCGCTGGCTTACTCGGTAGGTACGTCGTACGGCAACAACTCAACGTTCTTCCTGCCGGGCACGTTGCCCAACGCGGGCCTGTTGCCGGGTCTGTCGTCGTCGTACGAAGGGGGTATCGACTTGCGTTTCCTCAACAACCGGTTCGGGCTGGAGTTTACGGCGTATCAGAACAACAACCGGAACCAGATTATCCCGTTGCCGGTAGCGCCCACGAGCGGCTACACCAACGCGATCATCAACGCCGGTCTGATTCAGACGTCGGGTCTGGAACTGCACTTGTTTGCCAGCCCGATTCGTTCGGCAAATGGGTTCAACTGGGATTTCGACCTGAACTTCGACCGCAACCGCTCTAAGGTGGTAGAATTGGCCGAAGGGCTGACCAACTATCAGGTAGATGGTCCGCAGTGGCGTACCCTGACCCTGAATGCCCGCGTGGGTCAGGACTGGGGCGCTCTGTACGGTCAGGGCATCAAGAAAGACGCCAACGGGCAACCGCTGATCTACGGCTCGGGCACCAACGCAGGTTTGTACGTGAAAGAAGACAACGTATATCTCGGTTCGGTACTGCCCAAGTTCAAAGGTGGCTGGTTGAACACCTTCGCCTACAAAGGCGTAACCATGCGCGTAAACACTGATTTTGTGGTAGGTGGCAAATTCTTCTCGACCACGAAAATGTTTAACGCCTACTCGGGTCTGGCGGCCGAAACGGCGGGCCTGAACGAGTTGGGTAACCCCAAGCGCGACCCTGTAGCCGACGGTGGTGGTATTCTGCTCGAAGGTGTGACCGAAGAGGGCCGTCCCAATACGACCCGTGTGGAAGCACAAAACCTGTACGAGAACTGGCTGTTTGCCCTCAACGAGCGTTGGATCTACGACAAAACCTATGTGAAGCTCCGCGAGGTGTCGATTGGCTACAACCTGCCAACCCGCGTGTTGGGTCGGTTCATCAAGTCGGCCAACGTATCGCTCATTGCCCGGAACCCGCTGTTGATTTACAGCGCCATTGGCGGTGGTATCGACATTTCGGAGTCAGAAACCATCTGGTACGAGGGTGGGCAGCTGCCACCGGTTCGTTCGTTCGGGGTTAACGTTCGGTTAGGTCTATAA
- a CDS encoding LamG domain-containing protein, producing MSFQHYTSLTILAFITLFVTLAGPDALAQAPTNPNCTTITFSYTATGNNTVVVTNQTQPASVTINLKSGSYMQISSLSANVSTSNLRFFNKLTSNGNVNAGSGYIVEVDRSVLDIDTRYFNKFYGPYSTVDPSVTGVISETMTPYVDANNNGRFDASTECLGIPAVLVYVVSPPINTPNGLIAYYTFDGNATDASGNNNNGTIQGVTLVPDRRGMPAGAYRFSAGAKIIVSNSSSLTLNDAYTFSGWFNLRSFEGRSSSTGVISVTDGVQTIFSKNCEPGRLYAGMLPAPDGPPRMNIGGGVLPNYLSTSTRVSLDTWMHVAQTYEQGETSLYLNGNLVARGGLSINLSASNQSSLIIGGTSCSSDFFNGDLDDLRFYNRSLSYQEIKSIFIAENGPIQSVKTGSWLDPGTWSCNCIPTSANPVEVKHVVNIPDAQTGSALSVRYGVGGRVDLGASAKLQLVDN from the coding sequence ATGTCTTTTCAGCACTACACCAGCCTGACTATTCTGGCATTCATCACTTTATTTGTTACGCTCGCGGGGCCAGACGCTCTGGCACAAGCTCCAACAAATCCGAACTGCACAACCATCACGTTCAGCTATACGGCGACCGGCAATAACACCGTTGTAGTAACTAATCAGACGCAACCTGCCAGTGTGACCATTAATTTAAAGAGTGGTAGTTACATGCAGATCAGCTCCCTGTCGGCCAACGTATCAACCAGTAACTTGCGCTTCTTCAATAAGCTCACCTCAAATGGCAATGTTAATGCCGGTTCAGGGTACATTGTGGAAGTTGACCGCTCTGTATTAGATATAGATACTCGCTATTTCAATAAGTTTTATGGCCCTTATTCGACCGTAGATCCTTCTGTTACGGGTGTAATAAGCGAGACAATGACGCCCTATGTAGATGCTAATAATAACGGACGGTTTGATGCATCAACTGAATGCCTGGGGATACCAGCTGTGTTAGTATATGTGGTTTCGCCACCCATAAACACCCCAAATGGCCTGATTGCGTATTACACCTTCGATGGTAATGCAACTGATGCCAGCGGCAATAATAACAACGGTACGATTCAGGGGGTGACACTTGTTCCAGACCGACGCGGTATGCCTGCAGGAGCATACCGGTTTTCAGCCGGTGCAAAGATTATCGTCTCCAACAGCTCTTCGCTTACGCTGAACGATGCTTACACATTTAGTGGTTGGTTTAATCTACGATCTTTTGAAGGAAGAAGTAGCTCGACAGGTGTTATATCTGTTACAGATGGTGTACAAACAATCTTCTCAAAAAACTGTGAACCCGGTCGTTTGTATGCTGGAATGCTCCCTGCTCCTGATGGTCCGCCCAGAATGAATATAGGAGGAGGAGTGCTACCTAATTATCTAAGTACCTCTACTAGAGTTAGTTTGGATACTTGGATGCACGTGGCACAGACTTATGAGCAGGGAGAAACAAGTCTGTACCTTAATGGTAACTTAGTAGCCAGAGGAGGGCTTAGCATTAATCTTTCAGCTTCCAATCAAAGCTCGCTTATTATTGGAGGAACGAGTTGTTCTTCTGATTTTTTCAATGGTGATTTAGATGACCTACGTTTCTATAACCGCAGCCTGTCGTACCAGGAGATAAAGTCTATTTTTATCGCCGAAAATGGACCTATCCAGTCCGTTAAAACAGGTAGCTGGCTCGACCCAGGCACTTGGTCATGCAACTGTATCCCCACGAGTGCCAATCCGGTCGAGGTTAAACATGTGGTCAACATTCCTGATGCTCAAACTGGATCTGCTTTATCAGTCAGGTATGGGGTTGGCGGCCGAGTTGATCTGGGGGCGAGCGCAAAGCTACAGTTAGTAGATAATTAG
- a CDS encoding LamG domain-containing protein: MSSVKTGTWTDPTVWSCNRLPNSGDAVTISASHTVTIPANTLAKAYSLKQEGTLVYASPSATLQLGFTPSTGLIAYYPFNGNANDESGNGHHGVVNGATLTTDRFGNTAKAYSFNGLNNTINILSLNNYLNSISTDFSLSLWFKPGVNFTNTTTRNTFLSVPEGLYQLYYESGFIRLEVWAQPHFALIYSVPATFSANSWNHIACSVRAGNPIKIYINGKEHIVGTAPLYLDTDDGIKTMIGAEPYDGFIMNGGLDDVRIYGRGLFDSEIMHLYNLEAN; encoded by the coding sequence ATGAGCTCGGTCAAAACAGGCACCTGGACCGACCCCACCGTTTGGTCCTGTAACCGCCTACCCAACTCGGGCGATGCGGTCACCATTTCGGCGAGCCACACCGTCACCATCCCGGCAAACACCCTGGCCAAGGCCTACAGCCTCAAACAGGAAGGCACGTTGGTGTATGCCTCTCCGAGTGCTACGCTACAGCTGGGTTTCACGCCTTCAACGGGGCTGATTGCCTACTACCCATTTAATGGGAACGCCAACGACGAAAGCGGAAATGGACACCATGGGGTAGTCAACGGAGCCACCCTCACTACTGACCGATTTGGCAACACAGCTAAAGCATACAGCTTTAATGGCTTAAACAATACCATTAATATATTGAGTTTGAACAATTACCTTAACTCTATATCCACCGACTTCTCACTTAGCCTTTGGTTTAAACCTGGGGTAAACTTTACGAACACAACCACTCGGAATACATTTTTAAGCGTTCCAGAAGGGTTATATCAGTTGTATTATGAATCTGGGTTCATCAGGCTAGAAGTCTGGGCACAACCTCACTTTGCCCTGATCTATTCTGTACCAGCTACATTCAGCGCAAACTCCTGGAATCATATAGCCTGTAGTGTAAGAGCAGGCAACCCCATCAAGATTTACATTAACGGAAAAGAGCATATTGTCGGAACGGCACCACTTTATCTTGATACAGATGATGGAATTAAAACTATGATTGGTGCCGAACCATACGATGGATTCATAATGAACGGAGGATTAGATGATGTACGAATCTACGGGCGCGGTCTCTTTGACTCCGAAATCATGCATTTGTACAATTTAGAAGCCAACTAA
- the gcvP gene encoding aminomethyl-transferring glycine dehydrogenase: MSLNIRYQESFEDRHNGVQDQEFRQMLDTVGVSSISELIDQTVPASIRLPRPLNLPEPQSEAQFLANFQKMARQNKVFTSYIGQGYYDTITPNVILRNILENPAWYTAYTPYQAEIAQGRLEALLNFQTMVTELTGMEIANASLLDEGTAAAEAMSLLYATRPASRKTAETLFVSELCHPQTIDVIRTRATPVGIQVLVGDHRTIDLTQGNIFGMLLQYPATDGEVFDYTDLIAAAHELGITVAVAADLLSLTLLTPPGEMGADVVVGSAQRFGVPMGYGGPHAGFFATRDAFKRQIPGRIIGVSIDAQGKPALRMALQTREQHIRREKATSNICTAQVLLSVMASSYAVYHGPNRLRQIAERTHGLTKLFATALKRCGHTVVTENYFDTVTVQVSDVDSLKKSARAAQINLRYHADEQHVGVSFDEVKTYDDVVSLLNVFGVDTDLETIAQELEISWPERLVRTSDYLTHPVFNTHHTEHEMLRYLRSLEEKDLSLVHSMISLGSCTMKLNSTAEMIPVTWPEFGKMHPFAPKDQAAGYHQLFTDLNNWLCEITGFAAMSLQPNSGAQGEYAGLMVIRAYHQSRGDHHRNVALIPQSAHGTNPASAVMAGMKVVIVKCDERGNIDVEDLRAKAIQHSNELSSLMVTYPSTHGVFEESIKEICAIVHEHGGQVYMDGANMNAQVGLTSPATIGADVCHLNLHKTFCIPHGGGGPGMGPIGVAAHLVPFLPGHVAVANGSGAVSAAPYGSASILTISYAYIAMMGGEGLTRATERAILNANYIKTRLEGHYSVLYTGTSGRAAHEMIIDCRPFKTAAGVEVEDMAKRLMDYGFHAPTVSFPVAGTMMIEPTESESKGELDRFCDAMIAIRNEIREIENGQVDKADNVLKHAPHTASVVLTDDWSRPYSREKAAFPLPYVRSRKFWPTVSRIDSAYGDRNLVCSCVPTDAYAEEVAEVVA, from the coding sequence ATGTCTCTTAATATCCGGTACCAGGAGTCATTCGAAGATCGCCATAACGGCGTACAGGATCAGGAATTTCGGCAAATGCTCGATACGGTGGGCGTTTCGTCCATCAGCGAACTGATCGATCAAACCGTGCCCGCCAGTATTCGACTGCCCCGGCCGCTCAATCTGCCCGAGCCCCAGTCGGAAGCCCAGTTTCTGGCGAATTTTCAGAAGATGGCCCGCCAGAACAAGGTGTTTACCTCGTACATCGGTCAGGGCTATTACGACACCATCACGCCGAACGTCATTCTGCGGAATATCCTCGAAAATCCGGCCTGGTACACGGCTTACACGCCTTATCAGGCCGAAATTGCACAGGGACGTCTCGAAGCACTGCTCAACTTCCAGACCATGGTCACGGAACTGACCGGGATGGAAATAGCCAACGCATCGTTGCTCGACGAAGGAACGGCCGCAGCTGAGGCTATGAGCCTGCTGTATGCCACCCGCCCGGCAAGCCGCAAAACCGCTGAAACCCTGTTTGTATCGGAGCTTTGCCACCCACAAACCATTGACGTGATTCGGACACGGGCAACGCCCGTCGGTATTCAGGTATTGGTTGGCGACCACCGTACTATAGATCTTACGCAGGGAAATATTTTCGGAATGCTGCTTCAGTACCCCGCCACCGACGGCGAGGTATTCGACTATACCGACCTGATTGCCGCAGCCCACGAACTGGGCATTACCGTGGCCGTAGCTGCCGACCTGCTGTCGCTTACCCTGCTCACCCCTCCGGGCGAAATGGGTGCCGACGTGGTGGTTGGTTCGGCCCAGCGGTTTGGTGTACCAATGGGCTACGGCGGTCCACACGCGGGGTTCTTTGCTACGCGTGATGCGTTTAAGCGGCAAATTCCCGGTCGTATTATCGGTGTATCGATTGACGCACAAGGCAAGCCTGCCCTCCGGATGGCGCTCCAGACCCGTGAGCAACACATCCGGCGCGAAAAAGCTACCTCCAACATCTGTACAGCGCAAGTACTGCTTTCGGTGATGGCGAGCAGCTACGCGGTATATCACGGCCCTAACCGGCTCCGCCAAATCGCCGAACGCACCCATGGCCTGACCAAACTGTTTGCAACCGCTCTGAAGCGGTGTGGACACACGGTGGTGACCGAAAATTACTTTGATACCGTAACCGTACAGGTGAGCGATGTCGATTCGCTGAAGAAATCGGCGCGGGCGGCTCAGATTAACCTGCGTTATCATGCCGATGAACAGCACGTGGGTGTGTCCTTTGATGAGGTAAAAACGTACGACGACGTAGTGAGCCTGCTCAATGTGTTTGGCGTTGATACTGACCTCGAAACGATTGCTCAGGAACTCGAAATTAGCTGGCCTGAGCGACTCGTTCGGACGTCGGACTACCTAACGCACCCGGTCTTCAACACGCACCATACAGAGCATGAAATGCTCCGTTACCTGCGGTCGCTCGAAGAAAAAGACCTTTCGCTGGTGCACTCGATGATTTCGCTGGGAAGCTGCACCATGAAACTGAACTCAACGGCCGAGATGATTCCCGTTACCTGGCCCGAGTTTGGCAAGATGCACCCCTTCGCTCCGAAAGATCAGGCAGCCGGCTACCACCAGCTGTTTACCGACCTCAATAACTGGCTTTGCGAGATCACGGGCTTTGCGGCTATGTCGCTGCAACCCAACTCGGGTGCACAGGGTGAGTACGCAGGTCTGATGGTGATTCGGGCATACCACCAGAGCCGGGGCGATCATCACCGCAACGTGGCTCTCATTCCGCAGTCGGCGCACGGTACCAACCCCGCCAGTGCCGTGATGGCCGGTATGAAAGTGGTCATTGTGAAGTGCGATGAACGCGGCAACATTGATGTTGAAGACCTCCGTGCTAAAGCCATCCAGCACAGCAACGAGCTGTCGTCGCTGATGGTTACTTACCCGTCGACCCACGGGGTATTTGAAGAGAGTATCAAGGAAATCTGTGCTATTGTGCACGAGCACGGTGGTCAGGTGTATATGGATGGTGCTAACATGAACGCGCAGGTGGGCCTCACCTCGCCCGCTACTATTGGCGCCGACGTTTGCCACCTCAACCTGCACAAAACGTTCTGTATTCCGCACGGCGGTGGCGGCCCCGGCATGGGACCTATCGGCGTAGCGGCTCATCTGGTGCCGTTCCTGCCGGGTCACGTTGCTGTTGCCAATGGCTCAGGGGCGGTGTCGGCAGCTCCGTATGGTTCGGCCAGCATCCTGACCATTTCGTACGCGTACATTGCTATGATGGGCGGTGAAGGGCTCACCCGCGCTACTGAACGCGCCATTCTGAACGCCAACTACATCAAAACGCGGCTCGAAGGTCACTACTCGGTACTCTACACCGGTACGAGTGGCCGGGCCGCCCACGAGATGATTATCGACTGCCGTCCGTTTAAAACAGCGGCCGGTGTAGAAGTAGAAGACATGGCCAAGCGTCTGATGGACTACGGTTTCCACGCGCCAACGGTGTCGTTCCCGGTAGCGGGCACGATGATGATCGAACCGACCGAGTCAGAGTCAAAAGGCGAACTGGACCGGTTCTGCGACGCCATGATTGCAATTCGGAACGAGATTCGGGAAATCGAAAACGGGCAGGTCGACAAAGCTGATAACGTGCTGAAACATGCTCCGCATACAGCATCGGTCGTACTGACCGACGACTGGAGCCGCCCCTACAGCCGTGAGAAAGCCGCTTTCCCGCTGCCTTACGTGCGCTCGCGCAAGTTCTGGCCGACGGTGAGCCGCATCGACAGTGCTTATGGCGACCGCAACCTCGTGTGCTCATGTGTACCTACCGATGCCTACGCCGAGGAGGTAGCCGAAGTAGTGGCTTAG
- a CDS encoding SusD/RagB family nutrient-binding outer membrane lipoprotein, with the protein MKGHKFILLAGLLATTTACNKFDEINVNPNSPLTANTGSLLTGAVRNVGTVNAQVGPGSFNIVPAMYVQQFGDVTYIEDSRYKTVNFSYNGLYSGPLVNLQQVINLNTDPTTKAAVAAYGSNNNQIAIARILKAYFFQFITDRWGDVPYTQALKGNENFSPAFDKQQDIYNDLFKEWKEAVAQFDNGATVQGDILLGGNTDRWKKFANSLRLIAALRLSKVDPAKGKAEFMAALADGVFTSNADNVQYKYLTDANNENPLYNNYQTTNRKDFAVSNTFVNYLKQVNDPRLPFMAAPNQRGEYVGVPYGVFPSPGPAQNFSLAGSTLARQDSPVNVMTYAQVLFAQAEAAKLGWTTGNAKTLYESAVKASLQQWMGTAYTEAAYTAYIAQPNVAYSEANAIERIATQRWIALFFQGTEAWNEWRRTGFPVLKPAPTTLNGGTDIPRRLAYPVTETTLNAKNYADVVARQGADTQYSRVWWDKQ; encoded by the coding sequence ATGAAAGGGCACAAATTCATACTCCTGGCAGGCTTACTGGCAACGACCACGGCCTGCAACAAATTTGACGAGATAAACGTCAACCCGAATAGTCCGCTGACGGCTAATACGGGGAGCCTGCTGACGGGCGCTGTGCGTAACGTTGGTACGGTGAACGCGCAGGTAGGGCCGGGTTCGTTCAACATTGTACCGGCCATGTACGTGCAGCAGTTTGGCGATGTTACGTACATCGAAGACTCGCGCTACAAAACGGTCAATTTTAGCTACAATGGGCTGTATTCAGGGCCGCTGGTCAACCTCCAGCAGGTAATCAACCTGAACACCGACCCGACCACCAAAGCCGCTGTAGCCGCTTATGGTTCGAACAACAACCAGATTGCAATTGCCCGGATCCTGAAAGCGTACTTCTTCCAGTTCATCACCGACCGCTGGGGCGACGTACCCTACACGCAGGCGCTGAAGGGCAACGAGAATTTCTCGCCCGCGTTCGACAAGCAGCAGGATATTTACAATGACCTGTTTAAAGAGTGGAAAGAGGCTGTGGCTCAGTTTGATAATGGCGCAACCGTACAGGGCGATATTCTGCTCGGGGGCAACACGGACCGCTGGAAGAAGTTTGCCAACTCGTTGCGTTTGATCGCGGCCCTGCGCCTGTCGAAAGTGGATCCGGCCAAAGGGAAAGCTGAATTTATGGCGGCCTTGGCCGATGGGGTGTTTACCTCAAATGCTGACAATGTTCAGTACAAGTATCTGACCGATGCCAACAACGAGAACCCGCTTTACAACAACTACCAGACGACCAACCGGAAAGACTTTGCGGTGAGCAACACGTTTGTGAATTACCTCAAGCAGGTCAATGATCCGCGTTTGCCGTTTATGGCGGCCCCCAACCAGCGGGGTGAGTATGTAGGGGTGCCGTATGGTGTGTTCCCGTCGCCAGGTCCGGCTCAGAATTTCTCGCTGGCAGGTAGCACGCTGGCTCGGCAGGACTCGCCCGTTAATGTGATGACCTACGCGCAGGTATTGTTTGCTCAGGCCGAAGCGGCCAAACTGGGCTGGACTACCGGCAACGCCAAAACACTGTACGAGTCGGCGGTAAAAGCCTCCTTGCAACAGTGGATGGGTACGGCCTACACCGAAGCAGCCTACACAGCGTACATTGCGCAGCCCAACGTAGCCTACTCAGAAGCCAACGCCATTGAGCGTATTGCAACCCAGCGTTGGATTGCCCTGTTCTTCCAGGGTACCGAAGCCTGGAACGAATGGCGCCGGACGGGCTTCCCCGTGCTGAAACCAGCTCCGACTACGCTCAACGGCGGTACGGATATTCCCCGGCGGCTGGCGTACCCGGTTACCGAAACGACCCTCAACGCGAAAAACTACGCGGACGTAGTGGCCCGTCAGGGAGCCGACACACAGTACTCACGCGTTTGGTGGGATAAGCAGTAG
- a CDS encoding class I SAM-dependent methyltransferase, whose amino-acid sequence MSSIRSSCRVCGSQTRPLFSAKVLGKYDVQYEECATCGFVQTENPYWLDEAYSSAFTTTDTGTLQRSLIMGRSAAAIAYFLCNRSGRFVDYAGGYGTLTRYMRDVGFDFYSTDLYAQNIIARGFDAAPGRYEMATAFECFEHFVNPAEEITKILAYSDTIFFTTQPCPDPAPAVDTWWYYAPHHGQHVALYRPRTLKILGQQFGLNYYNIRNYHLFTRKQMPSLFFSFLVLAGRFGLGHLIGLLMKSRILSDAALLETRTKEGALIP is encoded by the coding sequence GTGTCGTCAATCCGTTCATCCTGCCGGGTATGTGGAAGTCAAACCCGCCCACTCTTTTCTGCCAAAGTACTGGGGAAGTACGATGTACAGTATGAAGAGTGCGCTACCTGCGGATTTGTACAAACCGAGAATCCTTACTGGCTCGATGAAGCATACAGTAGCGCATTCACTACTACTGATACAGGTACACTTCAAAGGAGCCTGATTATGGGTAGGTCGGCAGCGGCAATTGCCTATTTTCTATGTAATCGATCGGGTCGGTTTGTTGATTATGCGGGTGGGTACGGTACACTGACCCGCTACATGCGCGATGTCGGATTCGACTTTTATAGCACAGATCTGTACGCCCAAAATATCATTGCCCGTGGTTTTGATGCTGCACCGGGTCGATACGAAATGGCAACTGCATTTGAATGCTTTGAGCATTTTGTCAATCCCGCGGAGGAGATTACAAAGATATTGGCGTACTCCGATACGATTTTCTTTACAACGCAGCCTTGCCCCGACCCGGCACCCGCCGTTGATACATGGTGGTACTACGCCCCGCATCACGGCCAACATGTGGCCTTGTATCGGCCCCGAACCTTGAAGATTCTGGGCCAACAGTTTGGGCTGAATTATTATAACATCCGCAACTACCATCTGTTTACTCGCAAGCAGATGCCCTCCCTCTTCTTCTCATTTTTAGTGTTGGCTGGCCGGTTTGGGTTGGGCCATCTGATTGGATTACTGATGAAAAGTCGAATTCTCTCTGATGCTGCCCTGCTGGAAACCCGTACGAAGGAAGGCGCCTTAATTCCTTGA